A window of Nonomuraea angiospora genomic DNA:
GGCGATGATGATGTTCGGCGGGTCGCCGACCAGGGTGGCAGCGCCGCCGATGTTGGAGGCCATCGCCTCGGCGATCAGGAAGGGCGCCGGGTTGACGGCGAGCCGTTCGCACACCAGGAACGTCACCGGAGCGATCAGCAGCACGGTGGTCACGTTGTCCAGCAGCGCCGAGGCCGCCGCGGTGATCAGCACCAGCAGCACCATCAGCCGGAACGGCCGGCCCCGGGCACGTTTGGCGGCCCAGATGGCGAGGTATTCGAAGACGCCGGTCTGCTTGAGGACACCGACGATGATCATCATGCCCAGCAGGAGGAAGATGACGTTCCAGTCGATCCCCGCATGCCGGGAGAAGAACGCCGCCTCGCCCTTGGTGGCATGGATCAGCAGCATGATCCCCGCCCCGCCGAGCGCGGCCGCGACCCGGTGGACCTTCTCGGTGGCGATCAGTGCGTACGCGACCAGGAAGACCGCCACGCTCACCCACGCGAGCACGCTCATACCGGGAGCATCCGGTCCAGCAGTGCCTGCAGCGTCACCGCCCCCATCAGCCGCCGGTGCTCGTCGACGACGGCGACCAGCGGGCTGTGGGTGCGCGCCATCAGCGCGGCCAGTTCCAACACGGTCGCCTCAGGGTCGGTGACCGGGAGCTCGCGTGGCTGCCGTGGCAGGGCGTCGCGTACGGTACGGCCGTGCAGCTCGCGCAGGAAGGCGTCGGCGTGTGCCTCGTCCACCACCCGCGCCAGCGCCGGATCGTCCTGGCAGTAGCCGGGCACGGCCAGACGCAGCACCTGCGTGCCGGGCAGGATCGTGACCGGCGAGTCTTCGCCGTCGACCACGATGAGACCCGGCAGATCCTGCTCGGCCAGCAACCTGGCCGCGTCGACCACGGGAGAATCCAGGCGGACCGTAGGGAAGTCGGTAAGCAACTCTCGGGCGCGCACCGGCACATCCTTCGCTCAACGGGGACAGAACGTGCCGACCAGACTTCCCGGCTCACCTGTAGACAACGTATCAAGGCCTGTCAAGATCGCCGCGAGCGGATCGGCAGCTCACCGCCCCGTTCACCGTGAAGGCGGCCGTCTGCGCCGTCAAGAATCCGTCTGTTCGCTTGACACGGCCGCTGCTAAGGTGAGCGTCGGTGCGCCGGGAAGTCTGGTCGGCAAGATCGCGGTAGCTGGACCGACCGGAGGCGTTCCATGATGTGTTCTTCGCGGTGCCCTTGATGAGCGCGTCACTGACGGCGTTCGCGGGCGTGCTGCTGCTGGCTGTGCTGCTGTCCAGCCTGGCCCACCGCACCATCCTGTCCACGGCCGCGCTGTTCCTGGTGGCCGGGTTCGTCCTCGGCGACGGGGTGTTGGGCGTGGTCTCGCTCAAGCCGGGCGACGAGCTGGTGGCGACGCTGGCCGAGCTGGCTCTGTTCACCGTGCTGTTCACCGACGGCATGCGGGTGGGCTGGCCGGAGCTGCGCAGCGCCTGGAGACTGCCGGGGCGGGCGCTCGGCTGGGGACTGCCGCTCACCCTGGTCATCACCGCCGTGGGTGCGCACTACCTGGTGGGGCTGGGCTGGGTCGAATCTCTGCTGATCGGTGCCATCCTGGCGCCCACCGACCCGGTCTTCGCGGCCGCCCTGGTCGGCAACGAGAAGGTGCCACCCCGGCTGCGGCAGCTGCTCAACGTTGAGTCGGGTGTCAACGACGGGCTCGCGCTGCCGTTCGTCATTCTCTTCCTTGCCATCGCCTCCGGAGCGCAGAACCTGCACCTGGGTGAGCTCAGCCTGGAGCTCGGCCTTGGCGTGCTCATCGGAGTCGTCATCCCCTGGGCGGCGATCAAGCTGGAGCAGACGCGCTGGTTCTCCGCCTCGACGCAGTACGAGCCGCTCAACGCCCTGGCCATCGGCCTGCTCGTGCTCGCCGTCGGCAAGGCCACACACGGCAACCTGTTCCTGGCCGCCTTCTTCGCCGGCATCACCGTCGCCACCATCGGGCAGCGGCAGCGCGAGTCGTTCGAGCACTTCGGCGAGCTCATCGCCGAAGTTTTCAAGCTGGCCGCGCTGCTGGTATTCGGCGCGCTCATCACCCCGTCCCTGCTCGGGTCGGTCGGTTGGCAGGGATGGCTGTTCGCGATCCTCGCCCTCGTGCTCGCCCGGCCGGCGGCCATCTGGCTGTCGTTCCTGCGATCGGGGCTGTCGGTGCGCGAGCAAGCGGCGGTGGCCTGGTTCGGCCCCAAGGGCTTCGCCTCCGTCGTGTACGGGCTGCTCGTGCTCGGCTCCGGCATCGCGCCCGCCGAGCAGGTGTTCCAGCTCGTCGCGGTGACCATCGTGGCCTCGATTCTGCTGCACTCCTCGACCGACATCGTGGTGGCGCGCTGGTTCGATGACGA
This region includes:
- a CDS encoding CBS domain-containing protein: MRARELLTDFPTVRLDSPVVDAARLLAEQDLPGLIVVDGEDSPVTILPGTQVLRLAVPGYCQDDPALARVVDEAHADAFLRELHGRTVRDALPRQPRELPVTDPEATVLELAALMARTHSPLVAVVDEHRRLMGAVTLQALLDRMLPV
- a CDS encoding cation:proton antiporter — translated: MSASLTAFAGVLLLAVLLSSLAHRTILSTAALFLVAGFVLGDGVLGVVSLKPGDELVATLAELALFTVLFTDGMRVGWPELRSAWRLPGRALGWGLPLTLVITAVGAHYLVGLGWVESLLIGAILAPTDPVFAAALVGNEKVPPRLRQLLNVESGVNDGLALPFVILFLAIASGAQNLHLGELSLELGLGVLIGVVIPWAAIKLEQTRWFSASTQYEPLNALAIGLLVLAVGKATHGNLFLAAFFAGITVATIGQRQRESFEHFGELIAEVFKLAALLVFGALITPSLLGSVGWQGWLFAILALVLARPAAIWLSFLRSGLSVREQAAVAWFGPKGFASVVYGLLVLGSGIAPAEQVFQLVAVTIVASILLHSSTDIVVARWFDDEREVPAWYGIVTRKMHRQE